In a genomic window of Zootoca vivipara chromosome 5, rZooViv1.1, whole genome shotgun sequence:
- the HTR2B gene encoding 5-hydroxytryptamine receptor 2B, with translation MLSEQILPGAEMALPVNMSGSGNGSAQPITAEGTMLRWAALLILMVIIPTIGGNILVILAVSLEKKLQYATNYFLMSLAVADLLVGLFVMPIALLTIMFEIAWPLPRELCPVWLFLDVLFSTASIMHLCAISLDRYIAIKKPIQASQYNSRATTLIKITVVWLISIGIAIPIPIRGIEEGAEKFPNFTCVLNPERFGDFMLYGSVAAFFVPLAIMVVTYFLTIRVLRKKAYLINKLPQRFTWSTVSTVFQRDMTPGSSPEKVAMLDNSKKDRPLPNGNEELLMRRMSTVGKKSEQTITNEQRASKVLGIVFFLFLLMWCPFFITNITSVLCTSCSKEFIQTLMEIFVWIGYVSSGVNPLVYTLFNRTFREAFGRYITCNYQTSTPGSAIRKCSSRLSFRNSVAENSKLFMMHHGMRNGINPVMYQSHRLCTSPIQSPSAILLDTLLLTENEVGKTEEQVSYV, from the exons ATGCTCTCCGAACAAATCCTACCGGGTGCTGAAATGGCCTTGCCTGTGAACATGTCTGGATCCGGCAATGGATCTGCACAGCCAATCACAGCGGAGGGGACCATGTTGCGCTGGGCAGCTCTGCTCATTCTGATGGTCATCATCCCCACCATTGGGGGGAATATTCTTGTCATACTGGCCGTATCTTTGGAGAAAAAGTTGCAATATGCCACCAACTACTTCCTCATGTCTCTGGCAGTGGCCGATTTGCTGGTTGGTTTGTTTGTGATGCCGATAGCCCTTCTTACCATCATGTTTG AGATTGCATGGCCTCTTCCGCGGGAGCTGTGCCCTGTCTGGCTGTTTCTGGACGTCCTCTTTTCCACAGCCTCCATCATGCATCTGTGCGCCATCTCACTGGACCGCTACATTGCCATAAAAAAGCCAATCCAAGCGAGTCAGTACAACTCACGGGCCACAACGCTCATCAAAATCACAGTGGTCTGGCTGATCTCAATAG GCATTGCGATCCCGATCCCGATCCGCGGCATAGAAGAAGGTGCTGAAAAATTCCCAAACTTCACCTGCGTGCTGAACCCGGAACGTTTTGGAGACTTCATGCTCTATGGTTCGGTGGCTGCCTTCTTTGTCCCACTGGCCATCATGGTGGTCACTTACTTCCTGACCATCAGAGTTTTGCGCAAGAAAGCCTACTTGATCAACAAACTACCCCAGCGCTTTACCTGGAGCACAGTGTCCACGGTATTCCAGCGGGATATGACACCAGGCTCATCGCCGGAAAAAGTAGCCATGTTGGACAACTCCAAGAAGGACAGGCCTTTGCCTAACGGGAATGAAGAACTGCTCATGCGCAGGATGTCTACAGTCGGGAAGAAGTCGGAACAGACTATTACCAATGAACAGCGGGCCTCCAAGGTATTGGGTATTGTATTCTTCCTCTTTTTGTTGATGTGGTGCCCGTTCTTCATAACCAACATCACTTCCGTTCTGTGCACGTCCTGCAGCAAGGAGTTTATCCAAACCCTTATGGAGATATTTGTTTGGATCGGGTACGTTTCGTCAGGCGTGAACCCACTGGTCTATACCCTCTTCAACAGGACATTCAGGGAGGCCTTTGGCAGATACATCACTTGCAATTACCAGACCTCAACACCTGGATCTGCCATTCGGAAGTGCTCCAGCAGGCTCTCGTTCAGAAATTCTGTGGCAGAGAACTCGAAACTTTTCATGATGCACCACGGGATGCGGAATGGGATTAATCCAGTCATGTACCAAAGCCATCGGCTTTGCACCTCGCCCATCCAGTCTCCCTCGGCCATACTGCTGGATACACTGCTACTTACAGAGAATGAAGTTGGTAAAACAGAAGAGCAAGTCAGCTATGTATAG